The DNA region GTACCCAATTCCCTACCCTTTGTCAcctacccccgccccccccccaactaatatccccctaccccctcccactttcctcccctccccccccccccgcatgccTCACATTCTAGGGCGTGAACTAAGGCCAAGGTGGGGCCAGGGCCAGCCACCTCAGTGTGTTACGGTGAGGCACTCACAGTAGCACAAGGATGCCCTCAAAAGCTTCCCGCTGGCCCCTGTCCATCCATGGTGATGCCCTCAAAATCTTCCCGCTGCCCTGGGTCAACAAGGGCTTGTGCACGCGCACCAAATGGCCCGACAAGTCTCTAAGAGTTACCTAGAATACCTTCCCAAGTTTGCAAGCCTTAAGTTAATGATAATTAACCTTCCGTCTACCACACTCGCTGGCCAGACCCAGCCTGGAGCAGGGACAATAGTGGCCACAACCGCACGAAATTCTTCACCTAAGAAACCTGAATAAGTGCTAACTAAAGCGGTCATCCGCTTGGGTGCCGCTGGTCGCCAATGTTCTTCTCACAGAGTTTTGTTTTAATTGGTGATAAATGCTATTGTCATTGCAAGAGATGCCTTCGTATGGATGTCTTTAGGGCGCTGCCAATGTTTCTTAGACATAAACTGGAGATAATAATTAACAGAGAAGGAATATTATTACAGTTCCCGGACCGGCGCCCAGGCCGCCTTAATTTAAGTGCTTTCGGCGTCCTCCTATTCAAAGGCATTCCAATCGACGTGATCACCCGTAAAGAGTACGAGAATATCACTGCATGGTCTGCTCCTGCCTTTCTAGGATTAAACCGAGTTTCCAGCTTCAATATATATTCCTTTGTTCGTTTTCCTCTCGGTTTAAAAAAGCCGTCTTTGGTCCACCTTGTCTATTTCCCTTGGCAACTTTGGAATACCATCAATTGCCATTGCTCTTCTTACCTAAGGCTTGGAAGATGGTTCCTTTAACCTATCCGCATGGCTTGGACAGCTATATGGGAGTAATGGTTTCACATACGCTGTGTATATGGTCTTGAATATATGTTTACGTCTCTGGTGTGTGTTGGAAAGGCATCCAATTTAAAGTCTAGAGGGAATGCATAGACCCTAAATACTGCGTCAGTATGAGACACGGTGTGGTCCCTAAATACTGCGTCAGTATGAGACACGGTGTGGTCCCTAAATACTGCGTCAGTATCAGACACGGTGTGGTCCCTAAATACTGCGTCAGTATGAGACACGGTGTGGTCCCTAAATACTGCGTCAGTATGAGACACGGTGTGGTCCCTAAATACTGCGTCAGTATGAGACACGGTGTGGTCCCTAAATACTGCGTCAGTATGAGACACGGTGTGGTCCCTAAATACTGCGTCAGTATGAGGAATTGCGTCGTCCTTTAGCTTTACGGCAACATGAGTGATTATGTTGACGTAAATCACATTATGGATTTTCATTGCATAGTATGAAATCATCCTTAAATTTTGGCTGATGTATTATTTTTTCATTAAACCTGCAATGAAATGCAATACCCCGAATCTTATTTGTGTACAtgagaatagatataaattccaaACATCATCAACGTGGGCGTGTTGTGATTAGCCAATCTGATGTGTATGAAGAGAGGAAGATGCTTTCGAAGCCTACATGTTGTGAGGTTTCGAATGCACGCTCCTGTGTCATAGGCCAAATGTACGTCACAATAGGACGTGCTATAGAGAGAACAGGTTACATAgttcagtgagagagagagacgtgtaAAGGTAATTTTGATGCACTGTAATAGGTCGAcatgaggagagggaggaggagaataGAGGCCAAATCAAAGACatttaagttgaccagaccacacactagaaggtgaaggggcgacgacgtttcggtccgtcctggaccattcgattctcaatcgacttgagaatggtccaggacggaccgaaacgtcgttgtcccttcaccttctagtgtgtggtctggtcaacttactttagccacgttattgtgactcatcgcctgcacaaagaCATTTAAGTTTCTTCTTTTTGGAATTTATGTTAAATAGGATTACATAACTTACTGATCAATTTTATATTAACTTTTTGTCATAAACTTTAGTGTAGAAACTGggtaagaggagagagaggagtgtgtggtgggtatCGAACCAGTGTGGGGCTTCACCACGCCtcgcacacacctggtgacttcTGGGAGATCAAGCTTTCCATATAATTGACAGCTAAGAAAACTATTAGCTTCCAGTCACCTGGGccgtaggagactcgaaccgtggaccccacgtaTGTGTGTGAGGCtgaagctctatcgactgagctattaagtagtcttaataaggaaagttttctATTAAAAGCTTTTTATTTTGAATTCTTATTAGTAcgtcacacacacagagatcacactaacgtaatgcatcaaatagacaaatccacaagggatttaccctgtcgtagctcagtcgattaaggaagtgtctgggatgctcccagacgcaggttcgaatcctcgtcacggcccttgtggatttgttcttattAGTACGTCTTTATATTGACGCAATTCGAGGTTGCACACCCTAAAAGGCTAAGAGTACAGGCTGCCAGAGTCGGTGAATGTTCATGGTGTTTCAGGTGAAGTTTGTGCGTAGGTAAACTGTCGCGtcttgccagggggggggggggcaggggatggggggggggggcaggggatggtggggggggtgaggggatgatggggggggggagtaatagCCTCTCGATCCCCAGGATAAAACTTTCTTCACGACTCCGCAGTTAACAAGGCAGTTGTTATACGCACAGTGGCCTGCGTCCTCGTCTCAAGCAAACGACCCAGGGTCAGTCCTAAGGGCAGGACAAATAACCAATATGGTTgagcacatttcctttcatctaataaATCTGTTTATCTAGTAGTAAAAAAaatggtgcctgggagttaggcaattggtgtgggctgcttcctgagggggagaggggaggggggaatttaGGTTCCCCTCCCTAGGGGAAACCTCGATAAGTCTAATTGCACCTTCCCCTAACCCTCCGATAACGGAAATTTGTATTAAATCGACAGTAACATCATAAAAGGTTTCTGTCGAACATTTGTTTGTCTTAGATTCCGCATACGTCTTGGAGAGCGTTCACCTCGTGCGACTCCTGGCTTCAAGACGATGTTCATAGCCTTTGTTCGTTATCCCCTCTTCTCCAGCTACGCCACATGCACAAATAAACAGGACTTGGGTACAAGGGACGAGTGCGTACGCCACATGCACAAACAGGACTTGGGTACAAGGGACGAGTGCGTACGCCACATGCACAAACTGGACTTGGGTGGAAGGGTCTCACATGGACTTGGGTCTCGCATGGACTTGGGTCTCACACGGTCTGTGTTTGGTCGGGCAGCACCCTAGTGCGGCTGTCACGTGGTTTTGTTGTCATTTAATTTATGTTCCGCGATATCTTGACGGACGCTTCGTACTCAGTTTAAACTTGAGACGCTCAACGTGTGCTCGTATGTGGCGCTTTCTGTTGGAACTGGGCAGTGTGGCCCAGTAAGTGCCATTCTTCGAACTAGTTTACATTTGTGTGGAAAGAGTGCCACCTACACTGACCGACCCACCCAGATGGTTCCACTATCAGCGGAACTTATGGGAAGTCTCTGTTTAGATCGCATACTGAGAACTGTGTAAGTTGTTCTGCCATTTTTTAATCCAGATTATGAGTACATGGAGTTGAAGGTCATAGTTTTAATCGTGGCGCCTGACTCTTAAAACTGTCACTGTGTGGATGCATTAAGCAGTCGGCGAAATGGGGGATTTTTTGTTGTTGTACCTATGTTAACATAATGGAAAATGCATCATGCGGACAATGCTGTCGTAGTTTTAATTAGTTTAAT from Procambarus clarkii isolate CNS0578487 chromosome 31, FALCON_Pclarkii_2.0, whole genome shotgun sequence includes:
- the LOC138370220 gene encoding uncharacterized protein; this translates as MISYYAMKIHNVIYVNIITHVAVKLKDDAIPHTDAVFRDHTVSHTDAVFRDHTVSHTDAVFRDHTVSHTDAVFRDHTVSHTDAVFRDHTVSDTDAVFRDHTVSHTDAVFRDHTVSHTDAVFRVYAFPLDFKLDAFPTHTRDVNIYSRPYTQRM